One Streptomyces sp. RPA4-2 genomic window carries:
- the nrtL gene encoding ArgS-related anticodon-binding protein NrtL has product MTPVELSRTVLRAVRRAVDAGELSVAVPARAVVAPPGPGGCGDYATNIALQLARPAGRSAVQVAEILLPHLVGTDGVADVAITGPGFLNIRLGGADSAVASLVREIGRGSYGHGDALAGQVVPLRIPMPYDIRAEVVADALVRIIATQGGQALVQHAEPPHAEPSHAGLRHAEPSHTGLRHAKLPHTDPSHTDLSHTDLFDTVPPTRTPQASPLPHRPPARRPPAPRGTHPLTPAPSAPAPTAPGALTTPVTLRPVPAPEDPTPLGPDAARWALLHPAGHDRPRIDAGHLLQRESNPLFRVRYAHARTRALTRNAAALGFTGTPGDVPGADDLLGALAEYPRALRVAATHRAPDRLARQLVTTADAFLALQHLVLPLGDEKPSAAHRARLALAEATGTVLAGGLSLLGISAPDYL; this is encoded by the coding sequence GTGACCCCCGTCGAGCTCTCCCGTACCGTGCTGCGCGCGGTGCGTCGTGCCGTGGACGCGGGTGAGCTGAGTGTGGCCGTGCCGGCGCGGGCGGTGGTGGCGCCGCCGGGGCCCGGTGGGTGCGGGGACTACGCCACGAACATCGCGTTGCAGCTGGCCCGCCCCGCCGGGCGCTCCGCGGTGCAGGTCGCCGAGATCCTGCTGCCCCACCTCGTCGGCACCGACGGTGTCGCCGACGTCGCGATCACCGGGCCCGGGTTTCTCAACATTCGCCTCGGTGGCGCGGACTCCGCCGTCGCATCCCTCGTACGGGAGATCGGGCGCGGTTCCTACGGTCATGGCGACGCGCTCGCCGGGCAGGTCGTCCCGCTCCGGATCCCGATGCCGTACGACATCCGTGCCGAGGTCGTCGCCGACGCGCTCGTACGGATCATCGCCACCCAGGGTGGCCAGGCCCTCGTGCAGCATGCCGAGCCGCCGCACGCTGAGCCGTCGCACGCCGGACTGCGGCACGCCGAGCCGTCGCACACCGGGCTGCGGCACGCCAAGCTGCCGCACACGGATCCCTCCCACACAGACCTCTCCCACACAGACCTCTTCGACACGGTCCCTCCCACACGGACCCCCCAGGCGTCGCCCCTCCCACACCGACCTCCGGCCCGGCGGCCCCCGGCACCCCGAGGAACGCACCCCCTCACCCCCGCACCCAGCGCCCCCGCGCCCACCGCCCCCGGCGCCCTCACCACCCCCGTAACCCTCCGCCCCGTCCCCGCCCCCGAAGACCCCACCCCTCTCGGCCCCGACGCCGCGCGCTGGGCGCTGCTGCACCCGGCCGGGCACGACCGGCCGCGGATCGATGCCGGGCATCTTCTTCAGCGGGAGAGCAACCCGCTCTTCCGCGTCCGGTACGCACACGCCCGCACCCGGGCTCTCACCCGCAACGCCGCCGCCCTCGGCTTCACCGGCACCCCCGGTGACGTCCCAGGGGCGGACGACCTGCTCGGCGCCCTCGCCGAGTACCCCCGTGCCCTGCGCGTCGCCGCGACCCATCGCGCCCCGGACCGCCTCGCCCGGCAGCTCGTCACCACCGCCGACGCCTTCCTCGCCCTCCAGCACCTGGTGCTGCCGCTCGGCGACGAGAAACCCTCGGCCGCCCACCGCGCCCGGCTCGCGCTCGCCGAAGCCACCGGGACGGTGCTGGCCGGCGGCCTGTCCCTGCTCGGCATCAGCGCCCCTGACTATCTGTGA
- the lysA gene encoding diaminopimelate decarboxylase, whose protein sequence is MSRSAHPAGPRHADVLTEGHYSAPPSDLNALDPKVWAHTVTRTDDGVVTVGGVEVTTLAEEFGTPAYFLDESDFRARARAWRTAFGHDADVFYAGKAFLSRAVVRWLYEEGLNLDVCSGGELVTALSAGMPADRIAFHGNNKSAEEITAAVRAGVGRIVLDSFQEIVRVAHIAHSLGTRQRVQIRVTVGVEAHTHEFIATAHEDQKFGIALADGQAAEAVRRALSLDGLELVGIHSHIGSQIFDMAGFEVAARRVVALLAAVRDEHGVELPEIDLGGGLGIAYTSDDDPREPHEIAKALSEIVSRECEAAKLRTPRISVEPGRAIVGPTAFTLYEVGTIKPLEGLRTYVSVDGGMSDNIRTALYDAEYSVALVSRTSDAEPMLVRVVGKHCESGDIVVKDAFLPSDLAPGDLLAVPATGAYCRSMASNYNHALRPPVVAVNDGEARVIVRRETEDDLLRLDVG, encoded by the coding sequence ATGAGCCGTTCCGCACACCCCGCCGGGCCCCGTCACGCCGATGTGCTGACGGAGGGGCACTACAGCGCCCCGCCCTCCGACCTCAACGCCCTCGACCCCAAGGTCTGGGCCCACACCGTCACCCGTACCGACGACGGGGTCGTGACCGTCGGCGGTGTCGAAGTCACCACCCTCGCGGAGGAGTTCGGCACCCCCGCCTACTTCCTCGACGAGTCGGACTTCCGTGCGCGCGCCCGCGCCTGGCGCACCGCCTTCGGGCACGACGCCGACGTCTTCTACGCGGGGAAGGCGTTCCTCTCGCGGGCCGTCGTGCGGTGGCTGTACGAGGAGGGGCTGAACCTCGACGTCTGTTCGGGTGGTGAACTGGTCACCGCCCTCTCCGCCGGTATGCCCGCCGACCGCATCGCCTTCCACGGCAACAACAAGTCCGCCGAGGAGATCACCGCCGCCGTCCGCGCCGGCGTCGGGCGGATCGTCCTCGACTCCTTCCAGGAGATCGTGCGCGTCGCCCACATCGCCCACTCCCTCGGCACCCGGCAGCGCGTACAGATCCGGGTGACGGTCGGCGTGGAGGCGCACACGCACGAGTTCATCGCCACCGCCCACGAGGACCAGAAGTTCGGCATCGCCCTCGCCGACGGGCAGGCCGCGGAGGCCGTACGCCGTGCGCTCTCCCTCGACGGTCTCGAGCTGGTCGGGATCCACTCGCACATCGGCTCGCAGATCTTCGACATGGCCGGGTTCGAGGTCGCCGCCCGGCGCGTCGTGGCGCTGCTCGCGGCCGTCCGTGACGAGCACGGGGTCGAACTGCCCGAGATCGACCTCGGCGGCGGCCTCGGCATCGCGTACACCAGCGACGACGACCCCCGTGAGCCGCACGAGATCGCCAAGGCCCTCAGCGAGATCGTCAGCCGGGAGTGCGAGGCCGCGAAGCTGCGGACGCCCCGGATCTCGGTGGAGCCCGGGCGCGCCATCGTCGGGCCGACCGCCTTCACGCTCTACGAGGTCGGCACGATCAAGCCGCTCGAAGGGCTGCGGACGTACGTCTCGGTGGACGGCGGCATGTCCGACAACATCCGCACCGCGCTGTACGACGCCGAGTACAGCGTCGCCCTGGTCTCGCGCACCTCCGACGCCGAGCCCATGCTCGTGCGCGTCGTCGGCAAGCACTGCGAGAGCGGTGACATCGTCGTGAAGGACGCGTTCCTGCCCTCCGACCTGGCACCCGGCGACCTGCTCGCCGTTCCGGCCACCGGGGCCTACTGCCGGTCGATGGCCAGCAACTACAACCACGCGCTGCGGCCGCCGGTCGTCGCGGTCAACGACGGCGAGGCGCGGGTCATCGTCCGGCGCGAGACGGAGGACGACCTGCTCCGGCTCGATGTGGGATGA
- a CDS encoding homoserine dehydrogenase — protein MRTRPLKVALLGCGVVGSEVARIMTTHADDLAARIGAPVELTGVAVRRPSKVRAGIDPALVTTDATALVKRGDIDVVVEVIGGIEPARSLITTAFEHGASVVSANKALLAQDGAALHAAAEEHGRDLYYEAAVAGAIPLIRPLRESLAGDKINRVMGIVNGTTNFILDKMDSTGAGYQEALDEATALGYAEADPTADVEGFDAAAKAAILAGIAFHTRVRLDDVYREGMNEVTSADFASAKAMGCTIKLLAICERAADGGSVTARVHPAMIPLSHPLASVRGAYNAVFVESDAAGQLMFYGPGAGGAPTASAVLGDLVAVCRNKLNGATGPGDSAYTQLPVSSMGEVVTRYHISLDVADKPGVLAQVATVFAEHGVSIDTVRQQGRQDGGGEASLVVVTHRASDASLNGTVEALRSLDTVRGVASIMRVEGE, from the coding sequence ATGCGTACGCGTCCGCTGAAGGTGGCGCTGCTGGGCTGTGGGGTTGTCGGCTCAGAGGTGGCTCGCATCATGACGACGCACGCCGACGACCTCGCCGCGCGCATCGGGGCCCCGGTCGAGCTGACCGGCGTCGCGGTGCGGCGGCCCTCCAAGGTCCGTGCGGGCATCGACCCCGCCCTGGTGACGACCGACGCCACCGCCCTGGTCAAACGCGGGGACATCGACGTCGTCGTGGAGGTCATCGGGGGGATCGAGCCCGCCCGCTCCCTCATCACGACCGCCTTCGAGCACGGTGCCTCCGTGGTGTCCGCCAACAAGGCGCTGCTCGCCCAGGACGGTGCCGCGCTGCACGCCGCCGCCGAGGAGCACGGCAGGGACCTCTACTACGAGGCCGCCGTCGCCGGTGCCATCCCCCTGATCCGCCCGCTGCGCGAGTCGCTGGCCGGCGACAAGATCAACCGCGTGATGGGGATCGTCAACGGGACCACGAACTTCATCCTCGACAAGATGGACTCCACGGGAGCGGGTTACCAGGAGGCCCTCGACGAGGCCACCGCGCTCGGGTACGCGGAAGCCGACCCGACCGCCGACGTCGAGGGTTTCGACGCCGCCGCGAAGGCCGCCATCCTCGCCGGAATCGCCTTCCACACGCGGGTGCGTCTCGACGATGTCTACCGCGAGGGCATGAACGAGGTCACCTCCGCCGACTTCGCCTCGGCCAAGGCGATGGGCTGCACCATCAAACTGCTTGCCATCTGCGAGCGGGCCGCGGACGGGGGCTCGGTGACGGCGCGCGTGCACCCGGCGATGATTCCGCTGAGCCACCCCCTCGCCTCCGTGCGCGGCGCGTACAACGCCGTGTTCGTCGAGTCGGACGCCGCCGGTCAGCTCATGTTCTACGGGCCGGGCGCCGGCGGCGCGCCGACCGCTTCCGCCGTCCTCGGTGACCTCGTCGCCGTCTGCCGCAACAAGCTCAACGGCGCGACCGGCCCCGGCGACTCCGCGTACACCCAGCTGCCCGTGAGCTCCATGGGCGAGGTCGTCACGCGCTACCACATCAGCCTCGACGTGGCCGACAAACCGGGTGTTCTCGCCCAGGTGGCCACGGTCTTCGCCGAGCACGGCGTCTCGATCGATACGGTTCGCCAGCAGGGCCGGCAGGACGGAGGCGGCGAGGCCTCCCTCGTCGTGGTCACCCACCGTGCGTCCGACGCGTCCCTGAACGGGACCGTCGAGGCGCTGCGCAGCCTCGACACCGTGCGGGGTGTCGCCAGCATCATGCGGGTTGAAGGAGAGTAA
- the thrC gene encoding threonine synthase, with the protein MTHQWRGIIEEYRDRLPVSENTPVVTLREGGTPLVPAQVLSERTGCDVHLKVEGANPTGSFKDRGMTMAITRAKEEGAKAVICASTGNTSASAAAYAVRAGMVCAVLVPRGKIALGKMGQALIHGAKILQVDGNFDDCLTLARSLSDNYPVALVNSVNPVRIEGQKTAAFEIVDMLGDAPDIHVLPVGNAGNITAYWKGYTEYATDGIAARTPRMWGFQASGSAPIVRGEVVKDPSTIATAIRIGNPASWQFALAARDESGGFIDEVTDREILRAYRLLAAQEGVFVEPASAASVAGLLKAAEQGKVDPGQRIVCTVTGNGLKDPDWAVAGAPQPVTVPVDAATAAERLGLA; encoded by the coding sequence ATGACCCACCAATGGCGCGGAATCATCGAGGAGTACCGGGACCGGCTTCCGGTGTCCGAGAACACGCCGGTCGTGACGCTCCGTGAGGGCGGTACGCCGCTCGTGCCCGCGCAGGTGCTCTCCGAGCGCACGGGCTGCGACGTCCACCTCAAGGTGGAGGGTGCGAATCCGACCGGGTCCTTCAAGGACCGCGGTATGACCATGGCCATCACGCGGGCGAAGGAGGAGGGCGCCAAGGCCGTCATCTGCGCCTCCACCGGCAACACGTCGGCCTCCGCCGCGGCCTACGCGGTGCGGGCCGGGATGGTCTGTGCCGTCCTCGTGCCGCGGGGCAAGATCGCGCTCGGCAAGATGGGGCAGGCCCTCATCCACGGCGCGAAGATCCTCCAGGTCGACGGGAACTTCGACGACTGCCTCACGCTCGCGCGCTCGCTGTCCGACAACTACCCGGTGGCGCTGGTCAATTCGGTCAATCCGGTGCGCATCGAGGGCCAGAAGACCGCGGCCTTCGAGATCGTGGACATGCTCGGCGACGCGCCCGACATCCATGTCCTGCCGGTGGGCAACGCGGGCAACATCACGGCGTACTGGAAGGGCTACACCGAGTACGCCACCGACGGCATCGCCGCCCGGACCCCGCGCATGTGGGGTTTCCAGGCCTCCGGTTCCGCGCCCATCGTGCGCGGTGAGGTGGTCAAGGACCCCTCGACCATCGCCACCGCGATCCGCATCGGCAACCCGGCCTCGTGGCAGTTCGCGCTGGCCGCGCGGGACGAGTCGGGCGGCTTCATCGACGAGGTGACGGACCGTGAGATCCTGCGTGCCTACCGGCTGTTGGCCGCGCAGGAGGGTGTCTTCGTCGAGCCGGCGTCCGCCGCGTCCGTCGCCGGCCTGCTGAAGGCCGCCGAGCAGGGCAAGGTCGACCCCGGCCAGCGGATCGTCTGCACGGTCACCGGGAACGGGCTCAAGGATCCGGACTGGGCCGTCGCCGGCGCCCCGCAGCCCGTCACCGTCCCGGTGGACGCGGCCACGGCGGCGGAGCGGCTCGGGCTGGCGTAA
- the thrB gene encoding homoserine kinase codes for MAGPAFRAAAVRVRVPATSANLGPGFDAFGLSLGLYDDVVVRVADSGLHIDIAGEGSETLPRDESHLLVRSLRTAFDLLGGQPRGLEIVCANRIPHGRGLGSSSAAICAGIVAARAVTIGGDSRLDDSALLELATEIEGHPDNVAACLLGGFTLSWMEAGAARAIRMEPADSIVPVVFVPGKPVLTETARGLLPRTVPHVDAATNAGRAALLVEALTRRPELLLPATEDRLHQEYRAPAMPESAALVERLRADGIPAVISGAGPTVLALADGESADKVADLAGQGWAANRLDLDATGASVLPLAPTGVH; via the coding sequence ATGGCCGGTCCAGCGTTCCGCGCCGCCGCCGTCCGGGTGCGCGTCCCCGCCACCAGCGCCAATCTCGGGCCGGGCTTCGACGCCTTCGGCCTGTCACTGGGGCTGTACGACGACGTGGTCGTCCGGGTGGCCGACTCCGGGCTGCACATCGACATCGCGGGTGAGGGCAGCGAGACGCTGCCGCGCGACGAGAGTCACCTCCTCGTACGCTCCCTGCGCACCGCCTTCGACCTGCTGGGCGGACAGCCGCGCGGCCTCGAGATCGTCTGCGCCAACCGCATTCCGCACGGACGGGGTCTCGGTTCCTCCTCGGCCGCCATCTGCGCCGGAATCGTCGCCGCGCGTGCCGTGACCATAGGCGGCGACAGCAGGCTCGACGACTCCGCGCTGCTGGAACTCGCCACCGAGATCGAAGGGCATCCCGACAATGTCGCGGCCTGCCTGCTCGGTGGTTTCACGCTCTCCTGGATGGAGGCCGGAGCCGCGCGGGCGATCCGGATGGAACCCGCCGATTCCATCGTTCCGGTGGTTTTCGTACCGGGAAAGCCGGTGCTCACCGAGACCGCGCGCGGTCTGCTGCCACGCACCGTCCCGCACGTCGACGCCGCCACGAACGCGGGCCGCGCCGCACTGCTCGTCGAGGCCCTCACCAGGCGCCCCGAGCTGCTGCTGCCCGCCACCGAGGACCGTCTGCACCAGGAGTACCGCGCCCCGGCGATGCCGGAGAGCGCCGCACTGGTGGAGCGGCTGCGGGCCGACGGCATTCCCGCGGTGATCTCCGGCGCGGGCCCCACGGTCCTCGCGCTCGCCGACGGGGAATCGGCCGACAAAGTCGCTGACCTCGCAGGTCAGGGCTGGGCCGCCAATCGACTGGACCTCGACGCCACGGGGGCGAGCGTGCTGCCTCTCGCGCCGACGGGCGTCCATTAA
- the rho gene encoding transcription termination factor Rho produces the protein MSDTTDLMGARVEETAAAPATDASAAPASGAGSRRRRGTGLDGMVLAELQQVASGLGIRGTARMRKSQLIEVIKEAQAGGAPAQAADTAAEAKPKRRATSKARTGDEATAAETKAEKAAEKAVAQQQIEIPGQPAGGPSRASEAERDDAPAVERRRRRAVAEAGSPETVAVEAKSEPKADTAGEAKGDAGDGADGRQGRRDRRDRGERGDRERGGRERDRRGGKGDEQQQGQAGGGQQRPERQDRQDRQDRQQQQGGGRQDRQDRQPRDNGPQDDDDFDGGRRGRRGRYRDRRGRRGRDEFATSEPQLADDDVLIPVAGILDILDNYAFIRTSGYLPGPNDVYVSLAQVRKNGLRKGDHVTGAVRQPKDGERREKFNALVRLDSTNGMAPDSGRGRPEFNKLTPLYPQDRLRLETDPGVLTTRIIDLVAPIGKGQRGLIVAPPKTGKTMIMQAIANAITHNNPECHLMVVLVDERPEEVTDMQRSVKGEVISSTFDRPAEDHTTVAELAIERAKRLVELGHDVVVLLDSITRLGRAYNLAAPASGRILSGGVDSTALYPPKRFFGAARNIEDGGSLTILATALVDTGSRMDEVIFEEFKGTGNAELKLDRKLADKRVFPAVDVDASGTRKEELLLGSDELAITWKLRRVLHALDQQQAIELLLDKMKQTKSNAEFLLQIQKTTPSPGNGND, from the coding sequence GTGAGCGACACCACCGATCTGATGGGCGCGCGTGTCGAGGAGACCGCTGCCGCGCCCGCCACGGACGCCTCTGCCGCGCCTGCCTCCGGTGCCGGCTCCCGGCGGCGCCGCGGTACCGGCCTCGACGGCATGGTGCTGGCCGAGCTTCAGCAGGTCGCGTCCGGCCTCGGCATCAGGGGCACCGCGCGGATGCGCAAGAGCCAGCTGATCGAGGTCATCAAGGAGGCGCAGGCGGGCGGTGCCCCGGCGCAGGCCGCCGACACCGCCGCCGAGGCCAAGCCGAAGCGCCGGGCCACCTCCAAGGCCCGTACCGGCGACGAGGCCACCGCGGCCGAGACGAAGGCCGAGAAGGCCGCCGAGAAGGCCGTGGCCCAGCAGCAGATCGAGATCCCCGGCCAGCCCGCCGGAGGCCCCTCCCGCGCGAGCGAGGCCGAGCGTGACGACGCCCCCGCCGTGGAGCGCCGCCGCCGTCGCGCCGTCGCCGAGGCGGGCAGCCCCGAGACGGTCGCCGTCGAGGCGAAGAGCGAGCCGAAGGCCGACACGGCCGGCGAGGCCAAGGGTGACGCCGGCGACGGCGCCGACGGCCGCCAGGGCCGCCGTGACCGCCGGGACCGCGGCGAGCGCGGTGACCGCGAGCGTGGCGGACGTGAGCGCGACCGCCGCGGCGGCAAGGGCGACGAGCAGCAGCAGGGCCAGGCCGGCGGCGGACAGCAGCGCCCGGAGCGCCAGGACCGACAGGACCGTCAGGATCGTCAGCAGCAGCAGGGCGGCGGCCGTCAGGACCGTCAGGACCGCCAGCCGCGTGACAACGGCCCGCAGGACGACGACGACTTCGACGGTGGCCGTCGCGGCCGTCGCGGCCGTTACCGCGACCGCCGTGGCCGTCGTGGCCGCGACGAGTTCGCGACCAGCGAGCCGCAGCTCGCGGACGACGACGTCCTGATCCCCGTCGCGGGCATCCTGGACATCCTCGACAACTACGCGTTCATCCGCACCTCGGGCTACCTGCCGGGTCCGAACGACGTGTACGTCTCGCTGGCCCAGGTCCGCAAGAACGGCCTGCGCAAGGGTGACCACGTCACCGGCGCCGTGCGTCAGCCCAAGGACGGCGAGCGCCGCGAGAAGTTCAACGCGCTGGTCCGCCTGGACTCGACCAACGGCATGGCCCCCGACTCGGGGCGCGGGCGCCCGGAGTTCAACAAGCTGACGCCGCTCTACCCGCAGGACCGGCTCCGCCTGGAGACCGACCCGGGCGTGCTGACGACCCGGATCATCGACCTCGTCGCGCCGATCGGCAAGGGCCAGCGCGGTCTGATCGTGGCCCCGCCGAAGACCGGCAAGACCATGATCATGCAGGCGATCGCCAACGCGATCACGCACAACAACCCCGAGTGCCACCTGATGGTCGTCCTGGTCGACGAGCGTCCGGAAGAGGTCACCGACATGCAGCGGTCGGTCAAGGGCGAGGTCATCTCCTCGACCTTCGACCGCCCGGCCGAGGACCACACCACGGTCGCCGAGCTCGCCATCGAGCGCGCCAAGCGTCTGGTGGAGCTGGGTCACGACGTCGTCGTGCTGCTCGACTCGATCACGCGTCTGGGCCGTGCGTACAACCTCGCCGCCCCTGCCTCCGGCCGCATCCTGTCCGGTGGTGTCGACTCGACCGCGCTCTACCCGCCGAAGCGCTTCTTCGGTGCCGCGCGCAACATCGAGGACGGCGGCTCGCTGACCATCCTGGCCACCGCGCTCGTCGACACCGGCTCGCGCATGGACGAGGTCATCTTCGAGGAGTTCAAGGGCACCGGCAACGCCGAGCTCAAGCTCGACCGGAAGCTCGCCGACAAGCGTGTCTTCCCGGCGGTGGACGTGGACGCGTCCGGTACCCGTAAGGAAGAGCTGCTGCTCGGCAGCGACGAGCTCGCCATCACCTGGAAGCTGCGTCGCGTGCTCCACGCGCTCGACCAGCAGCAGGCGATCGAGCTGCTGCTCGACAAGATGAAGCAGACGAAGTCGAACGCGGAGTTCCTTCTGCAGATCCAGAAGACGACGCCGTCGCCGGGCAACGGCAACGACTGA
- a CDS encoding trypsin-like serine protease produces MSSANAATTQSAPTARPGHPSPGLATLEKRIAAAVASDGTAGPSTPKPSRGASTGTDAGTGAGTGTSAGATSGAGTSTSTGAGIGAGTGTSVGGSAATGSVDPKIIGGTTTTITTAPWMAQLWYTDDKGTSSTSDDTGFFCGGAVVAPTKILTAAHCVKGYDWKAHGAVLTGTGQLPSDGGTNLHGGTVSGVWRQWNHPSYSASAIDNDLAVLTLPGPVKAKPIRMTTSGDTASYASGTKATLYGWGRTTSTTQDIAENLKTATLPLQSDTTCGRYYGTDFVKGHMVCAGNPATGSDTGTTSACNGDSGGPLIVGGRIVGVVSWGVADCVKKGAYSVFSKVSTYVGAAFPRVDDTNLSGDHKADLFVRQASTKTLYEKDSNGTSFGARQSWGSWSTSNVVLQADLDRDGYQDVVERRSSSGDIHWWHFLPSTEKWADTKIFTNWKTRTRVVAPGDVTGDALPDLLSVDSGGVLWIYPGKGNGTFSARVEVGSGWNQYNSLRGHGDFSGDGKADLIARSGTGSYVYLYKGTGKAGSGAFSARVKVRTWGGYNAFDAPGDVTGDGRADFLARTPGGTLYLYPGTGKATSEIFATRIKIGTDFGQYDIFG; encoded by the coding sequence ATGTCGTCCGCGAACGCCGCCACGACGCAGTCGGCGCCGACGGCCAGGCCGGGCCACCCGTCGCCCGGCCTCGCCACGCTGGAGAAGCGGATCGCCGCCGCCGTCGCCAGTGACGGCACGGCGGGCCCGTCGACCCCGAAGCCCTCGCGGGGCGCGAGCACGGGCACGGACGCAGGTACGGGTGCAGGTACGGGTACGAGTGCGGGGGCGACCTCGGGCGCCGGCACGTCCACAAGTACAGGCGCGGGCATAGGCGCGGGCACCGGCACGAGCGTCGGCGGGAGCGCGGCCACCGGCTCCGTCGATCCGAAGATCATCGGTGGTACCACGACGACCATCACCACGGCTCCGTGGATGGCTCAGCTCTGGTACACGGACGACAAGGGCACGAGCAGCACCAGCGACGACACCGGGTTCTTCTGCGGTGGCGCGGTGGTGGCGCCGACGAAGATCCTCACCGCCGCGCACTGCGTCAAGGGCTACGACTGGAAGGCCCACGGGGCCGTCCTGACCGGCACCGGTCAGCTGCCCTCGGACGGCGGTACCAACCTGCACGGCGGCACCGTCTCCGGTGTCTGGCGGCAGTGGAACCATCCCTCGTACAGCGCGTCGGCCATCGACAACGACCTCGCGGTGCTCACGCTGCCGGGCCCGGTCAAGGCCAAGCCGATCCGGATGACGACGTCGGGCGACACCGCCTCGTACGCGTCCGGCACCAAGGCCACGCTCTACGGCTGGGGCCGCACCACCTCCACCACGCAGGACATCGCCGAGAACCTCAAGACGGCCACGCTGCCCCTCCAGTCCGACACCACGTGCGGCCGTTACTACGGCACGGACTTCGTCAAGGGCCACATGGTCTGCGCGGGCAACCCGGCGACCGGCAGCGACACCGGCACCACCTCGGCCTGCAACGGTGACTCCGGCGGCCCGCTGATCGTGGGCGGCCGCATCGTGGGCGTCGTCTCCTGGGGCGTGGCGGACTGCGTGAAGAAGGGCGCGTACAGCGTCTTCAGCAAGGTCAGCACCTATGTGGGCGCCGCCTTCCCGCGCGTCGACGACACGAACCTGAGCGGTGACCACAAGGCGGACCTGTTCGTCCGCCAGGCGTCCACCAAGACGCTGTACGAGAAGGACTCCAACGGCACCTCGTTCGGGGCCCGGCAGTCGTGGGGCTCCTGGAGCACGTCGAACGTGGTCCTGCAGGCCGACCTCGACCGCGACGGCTACCAGGACGTCGTGGAGCGCCGCAGCTCCAGCGGTGACATCCACTGGTGGCACTTCCTGCCGTCCACGGAGAAGTGGGCCGACACGAAGATCTTCACCAACTGGAAGACCCGCACACGCGTCGTCGCCCCCGGCGACGTCACCGGTGACGCGCTGCCGGACCTGCTCTCCGTCGACTCCGGTGGCGTCCTGTGGATCTACCCGGGCAAGGGCAACGGCACCTTCTCGGCCCGCGTCGAGGTCGGCTCCGGCTGGAACCAGTACAACTCCCTTCGCGGGCATGGTGACTTCAGCGGGGACGGCAAGGCCGACCTGATCGCGCGCAGCGGGACCGGCTCGTACGTCTACCTCTACAAGGGCACCGGCAAGGCGGGCAGCGGGGCGTTCTCGGCCCGCGTCAAGGTGCGCACCTGGGGCGGCTACAACGCCTTCGACGCTCCGGGTGACGTGACCGGCGACGGCAGGGCCGACTTCCTGGCCCGTACGCCCGGCGGCACGCTGTATCTGTACCCGGGTACCGGCAAGGCCACCAGCGAGATCTTCGCCACAAGGATCAAGATCGGTACCGATTTCGGGCAGTACGACATCTTCGGCTGA